One window of Terriglobia bacterium genomic DNA carries:
- a CDS encoding PHP domain-containing protein: MALTRGLLHVHSRFSDGDESLDRLVDAFRIAGMHFAAVSDHAEVFDDSRMEEYVRLCETLSANAFLVIPGLEFALKGGTIHILGYGIRKRVRFSSMEGLVDGIHDAGGVAVLAHPPVGSINLINSIKTKLDGIEVWNGRYDGTVAPRADSFQLLRRIRSLNPKTAAFCGVDLHQIAQMRKPIYMEVETDRLEEHAILQAMRASRFTLHGSSTVIPATGNLTFVQELSIAVKQPLCRPWAG, encoded by the coding sequence ATGGCGCTTACTAGAGGACTACTTCACGTCCACAGCCGATTCTCGGATGGTGATGAATCACTCGATCGGCTGGTGGACGCCTTCCGGATCGCCGGCATGCATTTTGCGGCGGTCAGCGATCACGCCGAAGTGTTCGATGACAGCCGGATGGAGGAATACGTTCGCCTGTGTGAGACGCTTTCCGCCAATGCTTTCCTTGTTATTCCGGGCCTGGAGTTCGCCCTTAAAGGGGGGACGATCCACATTCTTGGATATGGCATCCGGAAACGAGTCCGGTTCTCGTCGATGGAGGGGCTGGTGGACGGCATACACGATGCCGGAGGGGTCGCGGTTCTCGCCCATCCGCCGGTCGGAAGCATCAATCTGATTAATTCCATCAAAACAAAACTCGATGGGATCGAAGTCTGGAACGGCCGGTATGACGGCACCGTCGCGCCGCGAGCCGACTCATTTCAACTGCTGCGGCGGATCCGTTCGCTGAATCCCAAAACTGCCGCATTCTGTGGCGTCGACCTGCACCAGATTGCGCAGATGCGCAAGCCCATATACATGGAAGTGGAAACCGACCGCCTCGAAGAACATGCAATCCTTCAGGCAATGCGCGCGAGCCGTTTTACCCTGCACGGCAGCAGCACGGTGATTCCGGCGACCGGAAATCTCACGTTCGTGCAGGAGTTGTCCATCGCCGTGAAGCAGCCGCTTTGCCGGCCCTGGGCGGGATGA
- a CDS encoding ATPase domain-containing protein: MMRVSTGVSGLDYLLRGGLMAGRAYLVYGDPGTGKTTLGLHFLTGEPGSALLITFGQAKELIHADAASIGLDTGKVAILDFSPPAETFSDLQNYDIFSPSEVEREPISRQISQTIEEKNPQRIFVDSFGYFLNLAGDAFQRRRLAQSFFRFATRRNATLIVAADERECARDADGVIHLENGVEGRSVRITKLRGSDFHPGHHPMRLTSEGLQIPLSAA; encoded by the coding sequence ATGATGAGGGTTTCCACGGGTGTAAGCGGCTTGGATTACCTCCTGCGCGGTGGCTTGATGGCAGGGAGGGCCTACCTTGTTTACGGCGATCCGGGAACGGGTAAGACAACGCTTGGCCTGCATTTTCTCACCGGGGAGCCAGGCTCCGCTCTGCTGATTACCTTCGGGCAGGCGAAGGAATTGATCCATGCGGACGCTGCATCGATCGGTCTGGATACCGGCAAAGTAGCGATTCTGGATTTCAGTCCGCCGGCGGAAACCTTCAGCGATCTGCAGAATTACGACATTTTTTCTCCAAGCGAAGTCGAGCGGGAGCCGATCAGCCGGCAAATCTCGCAAACCATCGAGGAAAAAAATCCACAGCGTATCTTTGTGGATAGCTTTGGATATTTTTTGAACCTCGCGGGCGATGCCTTTCAACGCCGCCGCCTGGCCCAATCGTTTTTCCGCTTCGCCACCAGGCGAAATGCGACGCTGATCGTGGCGGCCGATGAACGCGAGTGCGCGCGCGACGCCGACGGTGTGATTCATCTTGAAAACGGCGTTGAAGGCCGGTCTGTCCGGATAACCAAGCTTCGCGGCTCGGATTTCCATCCCGGCCACCATCCAATGCGCCTCACCAGCGAGGGACTTCAAATACCGTTGAGCGCGGCGTAG
- the asnB gene encoding asparagine synthase (glutamine-hydrolyzing), whose amino-acid sequence MCGICGIVNFNVTEPVDPALIERMTSAQAHRGPDDDGYFIGDNAGLGHRRLSIIDLSGGKQPIFNEDESVAVVFNGEIYNYADLTEDLISRGHRFKTRSDTETIVHAYEEYGDTCMRDFRGMFAFALWDRRRKRLLLVRDRLGIKPVYYYCGKGFVAFASEIKSLLQHPEVPREVDRQAIDLYLSLRYVPGPRTMFKNIFKLQPGHWLTADESGVRTGKYWDLDYESRRAIDVEEFQHLLEESVRLRLISEVPLGVFLSGGLDSTAMLALMTKINKGERVKTFSVGYEAGGNPDSEIEEANEFTFARQAAAHFGAEHHEFRMTSRDFRNAIPMMVSHLDEPMADPTCIPLYFISKLARNYITVVLSGEGADETMAGYTFYRKILKLEKLRRSAGPLAAAFPALASLPVGDRVRAYLRRAGTPLESHYRGMVKGLSLEARLALTGEDRVRKCDAHLDEIFGGYFGHVRGASALNRMLYVDTKVWLPEDLLLKADKMTMATAVELRVPFLDHKLVEYLAASPDNAKVQGNQGKWILRQAMGNVVPPSILHRTKKGFPMPAAAWFRTDMREFVRDTLMARDSACRDYFDRQAIEQIVVRQEEGRLSGFQEIWSLIVFEHWHKYFIEQSQSLRASGKPDVVLKLQGHYVS is encoded by the coding sequence ATGTGCGGGATCTGCGGGATCGTCAATTTCAACGTCACTGAGCCGGTCGATCCGGCGCTCATCGAACGGATGACTTCGGCTCAGGCCCATCGCGGGCCGGATGACGACGGTTATTTCATCGGCGACAACGCCGGCCTCGGGCACAGGCGCTTGAGCATTATCGACCTCAGCGGCGGGAAGCAGCCGATCTTCAATGAGGACGAATCGGTCGCCGTCGTGTTCAACGGCGAAATCTACAACTACGCGGATTTGACCGAAGATCTTATTTCACGGGGACACCGTTTCAAAACCCGCTCCGATACCGAAACGATCGTTCACGCCTACGAAGAATACGGCGATACCTGCATGCGCGACTTCCGCGGCATGTTCGCTTTTGCGTTGTGGGACCGCCGCCGGAAGCGGCTCCTGCTCGTCAGGGACCGCCTCGGGATCAAGCCGGTTTATTATTATTGCGGCAAGGGCTTCGTCGCTTTTGCATCGGAAATCAAATCGTTACTGCAACATCCGGAAGTTCCGCGCGAGGTGGACCGGCAGGCCATCGATCTTTATCTATCGCTGCGCTATGTGCCGGGACCTCGAACGATGTTCAAAAACATCTTTAAACTGCAGCCCGGCCACTGGTTGACGGCCGATGAGAGCGGAGTCCGGACAGGAAAATACTGGGACCTGGATTATGAATCGCGCCGCGCAATCGACGTCGAGGAGTTTCAGCATTTGCTTGAAGAGTCGGTGCGGCTGCGGTTGATTTCCGAAGTTCCGCTCGGCGTTTTTCTAAGCGGCGGCCTTGATTCCACCGCGATGCTGGCGCTGATGACGAAGATCAACAAAGGCGAGCGCGTGAAAACGTTCAGCGTGGGTTACGAAGCCGGGGGAAACCCGGATTCGGAGATCGAGGAAGCGAACGAATTCACGTTCGCCAGGCAGGCCGCCGCGCATTTCGGAGCGGAGCACCATGAGTTCAGAATGACGTCGCGCGACTTCCGTAATGCGATTCCGATGATGGTGTCGCATCTCGACGAGCCGATGGCCGACCCCACGTGCATCCCGCTGTACTTCATTTCGAAGCTTGCGCGGAATTACATCACCGTCGTTCTGTCCGGCGAAGGCGCCGACGAAACCATGGCGGGCTATACCTTCTACCGCAAGATCCTCAAGCTCGAAAAGCTGCGAAGAAGCGCCGGCCCTCTGGCTGCGGCGTTTCCTGCGCTGGCTTCACTTCCTGTCGGAGATCGTGTACGCGCGTATCTCCGGCGCGCCGGCACGCCGCTCGAATCGCATTACCGCGGAATGGTGAAAGGATTGTCGCTGGAAGCCAGGCTGGCTCTGACCGGCGAAGACCGTGTGCGCAAATGCGACGCGCACCTGGATGAGATCTTCGGCGGCTATTTCGGCCATGTGCGTGGCGCTTCTGCCTTGAATCGCATGCTCTACGTCGATACGAAAGTGTGGCTTCCGGAAGATCTCCTCCTGAAAGCGGACAAGATGACGATGGCGACGGCCGTCGAGCTGCGCGTTCCGTTCCTGGACCACAAGCTCGTCGAATATCTCGCGGCATCGCCTGACAATGCAAAGGTACAGGGCAACCAGGGAAAATGGATTCTGCGGCAGGCGATGGGTAACGTGGTGCCACCTTCGATCCTCCATCGCACGAAAAAAGGCTTTCCGATGCCTGCTGCGGCGTGGTTCCGGACGGATATGCGCGAGTTTGTGCGGGATACGCTGATGGCGCGCGATTCCGCATGCAGAGATTATTTTGATCGCCAAGCTATTGAGCAAATTGTGGTTCGACAGGAAGAGGGCAGACTTTCGGGGTTTCAGGAGATCTGGTCGCTGATTGTTTTCGAGCATTGGCATAAGTACTTTATCGAACAATCGCAGTCTCTTCGCGCCTCCGGTAAGCCGGACGTGGTGCTTAAGTTGCAAGGGCATTACGTCAGCTAA